The sequence below is a genomic window from Nicotiana tomentosiformis chromosome 6, ASM39032v3, whole genome shotgun sequence.
ctatcaaatcacgtccgattgtcctcaaattttgcacacaagtcacattcgacattatggacctactccaactttcagaattagaatctgaccacgatatcaaaaagtccactcccggtcaaactttccaaaattttcactTTCGCCATTTctagccaaattcaaccacggacctccaaatcacaatccggacgcgctcctaagtctaaaatcacccaacggagctagcggaaccataaaaattccaatccgaggtcaaatgttaaaaagtcaaacttggtcaactctttcaaatttaaagctctctagttgagaatcattcttccaaatcagtcccgaataacctgaaaatcaaaatcgatgattcacacaaatcaaaataTATTATACGGAACTAGTCACGcctgtaaactaccgagcgaagtaaaaatactcaaaacgaccggttgggtcgttataggATCGTGGAAGATAACCAAAGGAAATTTGGTTGTGGTACGAGGCTTGAATAAGGGAACACCCTATGCAACTGCAATACATAGAGATACTATAGCAACAATTGATCATAGCCGTGATACAACATTATGGCACCAGAGGCTCGGgcatatgagtgagaagggaaTGGAGTTATTGGCATCAAAAGAAAAGTTGCAAAACCTAAAGCATGTTGAATTAGGTTTGTGCGAAGATTATATTTACGGAAAACATAAAAGAGTTAGTTTCTCAAAGGCGGGAAGGACACCAAAGAAAGAAAAGCTGGAACTAGTGCATACAAATGTGTGGGGACCAGCTCCTGTAtcttctctaggaggctcacgctattatgtcaccttcattgatgattccacaagaaaggtatgggtttattttctgaaaaataaatctGATGTGTTTGTTACCTTCAAAAGATGGAAAGCTGAAGTTGAAAATCAGACAAGTCTATAGTTAAATGTTTGAAGTCTGATAATGGAGGAGAGTATGATAGTCAAAGGTTTAAAGCATTCTGCTCTGAGAATGGGATCAGAATGAtcaagacagttcctggaacacCGGAACGAAATGGCGTTGCTGAGAGGATGAACAGAACCCTGAATGAACGAGCCAGAAGTATGAGAATACATTCTAGATTGCCGAAGTATTTTTGGGTCGAGGCTGTTAACACGGCAACTTACCTCATAAACAGGGGACCCTCTGTACTGCTGAATTTTAAAATTTCTGAGGAGGTATGGACAGGAAAGGAGGTAACTCTCTCATATCTGAAAATTTTGTGGTTGTGTTGTGTATGTGCATGTAAACTCTAATGATAGAGATAAGTTTGATCCTAAGCCCAAGAAATGTTTCTTCATTGGCTATGGTGATGATAATTTTGGTTATCAATTTTGGGATGATCAGAATAGAAAGATCCTAAGACACAAGAATATCACATTTAATGAAAATCTGATGTACAAGGACAAGTTTGAAGTAGAACCAACCAGCACCAGCAAACAGACATCTGAAATAGTTGAGttagaagaaatctcacaaaatGAAGTGTCTAGATTACAACTGATTCTGAAATTGAAGATGAAGAACCAGAAGCCGAATCTGGATCACAACCAGAACCGGAACCAGAGATAGAATCAAATGCAGAAACAAATCTGGAGTCAGGACTTGAATCAAATTCGGGATCAGTTACTCTTGAACCTACATTAAAGAGATCTAAAAGAGTCACAAATGCTCCAGATAGGTTAACTCTTTCTCTTCACTATTTACTTTTGACTGATGCTGGAGAACCAGAGCATTTTGTTGAAGCAATGCATGTGATAGACTCTCATAAGTGGAAGCTAGCCaagaaagaaaagataaatcCTCTTCAAAATAAGAAAACATGGATACTTACAGagttaccaaaaggaaagaaagcatTGCAGAACAAATGGGTGTACAGAGTCAAGGAAGAGCATGATGGTAATGAGAGATACAAAGCACGATTAGTAGTAAAAGGCTTTCAGCAGAAGGAAGGAATTGACTAAGTCAAATTAACTACTATCAGATTGGTGCTAAGTAGCATAGCTGCAGAAAATTTGCATTTGGAGTAGCTAGATGTTAAAACTACTTTCTTACATGGTGACCTTGAAGAAGACATCTACATAAAGCAACCTGAAGGTTTTTAAGTTTATGGTAAAGAAAACCTTGTGTGTAAGTTGAAGAAGAGTTTGTCTGATTTGAAACAAGCACCCCGACAATGGTAAAAGAAATTTGATGGATTCATGCATAATAATGGTTTCACACGATGTGAGATGGACCATTGCTgttacaaaaatcttgataaaTCCTATACCATTTTACTATTGTACGTTGATGATATGTTAATTGTAGGATCTAGCATAAATGAGATCAACAGGGTTAAGCAACAATTGAAGGAGAAGTTTGAAATAAAAGACTTAGGACCAGCTAAGCAAATGCTTGGGATGAGGATTAGCAGAAACAGGTATGAAAGAACCTTAAAATTGTCTCAAGAAAAGTACATACAAAAGGTACTAAGCAGGTTCAGTCTTCATGATGCAAAGACCAGAAGCACTCCACTCGGAATCTATCTTAATCTGTCGAAGGACCAATCACCTAAGACAGATGAAGAAAGAAAGTACATGTCCAAAGTTCCATATGCTTCAGCAGTAGGAAGGTCGATGTATGCTATGGTTTGCACTAGACCTGACATAGCCCATGCAGTTGGAGTTGTCAGTAGATACATGTtagatccaggaaaggagcattgggaaGGTGTAAAATAGATATTGCGATATCTTAaaggcacctcaggtatggcacctTGTTTTAAAAGGAGCAATATTATCTTACAAGGTTTTGCTGATGCAAATTTAGGCGGCAATCTGGATAGTCGAAAAAGTACCATAGGCTATGTGTTCACCTTGGGTGGTACTGCTATTAGCTGGATGTCTAGACTTCAGAAAAGTGTTGCTCTATCTACcactgaagcagagtacatgACAATCTCAGAAGCTGGAAAAGAGATGATTTGGCTCAAGAATTTTCTTAAAGATCTAGGTAAAGAGCGGCCAGAGTGTAATTCATCTTGCCAAAAATCAAGTATTTCATGCAAGATCAAAGCACATCCAGTTGAGGTATCATCATATCCAAGAGTTGATAAGTGAAGGAACTCTTTCCCTGCAGAAGATACCAGGATCGAAGAATCCATCAGACATGTTAACTAAAGTTGTCGGTGTTGACAAACTGAGGTTGTGCACCGCCTTAGTTAGCCTTCAAGATTGATAATGTGAAGGCGCCACTAGAGAATAgcaaatcttttttttttaaattttctttcttCTTGTATATGGGTTTGAGGGGGAGATTGAAAGGAACAAACCCAActgtaaaagaaataaaagaaagaagacaaaagctgtaaaagaagaaaaagagaagaaagaaaacgTGGAAAAAGAAAAACTGtaaaagaagacagagaaaaaaggaagaaagaaaacaCGGAAAAGTCAAAGTTGGCAGGCTGCAAATGTGAAAGAAGATTCGGCGCGCAATTTGCGGTGCCGTCCTCATCGTATTCACATTTGCTGAAAATTTTCTTTCATCAGACGTTCTGCCTATAAATAGGTATCCCTTCCTTCAATTGTATATCATCCCTCAACTTCTTTtttctcttcaattaataaagagttaTTCTTTGTATGGCCGTGGAGTAGGCAAAAATTGCCGAACCACGTAAATTTTGtcttgtcttgtgcaatttattgcaTTTCTCTTTTAAATATGTTTTCCCTTCTATTAGCCTGACATGCTTTCCAACACCGGATACCACATTTTTGAATGTTGTTGAGTTTTTCAAAAGGAAataaatattaataaattatAGTATAGGTTACGTGTGTGGTTATAAATTGTTGTCACTTGACAAAATATATCCAGATTCCAGATGTTGATGGATTTCAGCTCCCTGAAGGAGATATTAATTACAAAAGTGTTGGCCATAGAACTATCGAAGAATATATAACGCGACGTTTAAAGGCTTCTGAAGAACTAACATATTAGGATTGGTTTCATTTGCAAGTAGGATATCAAGCAACCATAATTAGGATAAAATTAAGTTAATGCATTTTCATTAGCAGTACCCTTATAAACATATAAatgcagaggcggatccagaatttggAGGTGACGGGGCACTATTATTTTTGACATAGTCATGACTCGAGTTTGGGATTTTTTGAGGGGGAGCTTTAATCAAAAGAAAGGGGGTTTGGGGGGGAAactaaagagaaaaaaaaaaggaccAGAAACTAAAGAAAAAAAGCCAAATGAAAAGAAATCTGGGCTTACAAGGAATTGTTGGAGCTGGGCCAATTATCCAAGCATAAGAGCAGCAATAAGCTGCAGACGCAACCAGTGCCCCAAACGAGCTTTTGAGTATGAGGGTGCCTACTAAAGTATATAACCTTTTCTCaaggtatataacatatatatacatatagatATAGGATTTTTGCCGAGCTTAACAGGTGCCGGTGACCCCTCTACATTCCACGTAGGTCCGCCCCTGTATAGAGGGTACGTTAAGGAAGAATAGCTTATAAGCGCAATTTGAAAAATACTATCAAAATTCTAGGATTATAATTCAAGCGCCATTGATGGAAGATAGATATTGAAAGAAGCAATCGATTATGTGAAGTATTAGGGGAAATGAAAAATCGTTTGACTCCCTTGAATTTCGGAACCATTCAAATACCACTAGTTAGATATCAATTTAATTGATAATTAGTTGAATATATACCTCCATTTGTTGTCATTTAACCAATATATATATAGAAGAACTCTAAAGTTCTAACAAATTTCAGAATTTCCAAATTAACAAGGCACTTCCCTGGAATACTAAAGAAAAAGAACACTCCAAAAgtgcaaaaataaaaagaaacaccAAGCACAGGTCTTATTCTGAAACTTGACATTAGTCCTCTGTCTAGAAGGTAGAGTTCTCTGGCCTGAGCTGGTAAATCTTGAACTTTAAAGATTTACTATCTCATTCTAATATTTTTCCTTTTGCTTTTTTCACTTCTTTAGGCTCATCTCAGACTTCAGTCAGAGACCTTTAAACGAGGGAAGGAAGGCCAAGGCAAATATGAAGAGTCAGAAAACAGTCGTAAGCTTTATTCCCGTTTCTATTCTTCAAAAATAGACGGTCACATCTCGTGCTTGTTTAAAACTTAGTGAAGAAGTGTTCAACATTATCCTGCTCAGTCGGTATTTCTCTCTTTATTGGAATTAGGCTCTCCTTATAATCAGTAGTCCAACAGAATCCAGAATCTAGACGTTGAAAATGATCAAATCCAAGATTTGTAACTTGTTTAACCGTCTGATCATAAAAGACCATCCTGTTAGTTTCTGTTAGTTCATAAATAAACTTATCATACTCCCAAATGCCATTAGGCCAATGCGAAGGTATAGGAGGATTCACTGTATAAACTTTGATCCAATTATTCTCTCGAATCCTAGCCCATATATCATAACAGGATGTCTGAGGCTGAGCCATATTACCAGAAGACAGCTGCAAGAGAGCCACCGCGTAACATTAGTGTCGCCCAGTGATCACCTGGAATTGGCGGTCCTGTCATTTCCCCAAACAATTCAGTCACAAAATCAAATGTCCGAACACTATACACATTGTCTTTGTTGCATATTTCTTTGCTTCTGGTCATCCAATGATATTTTCCATTTATATAAGTACAATTTTGGGACACAGATAATTGACATTCGTAAGAGTAGTTAGGTTCCAAGTATTTCCAGGAGTCATTTTTCGACGAATACAGAGCAGCAAAAATCTTAGGATAAAGATCGTTTGTCATTTCGTCCCAAAATGTTCGTAACCATACAACTTTATAGTCCTGATTCACTCTGTCTAAATCTATTCCAACCATACGGCAGCAGTCTTGAAATCTTTCTTGAAGCTCAAATTCGACACGAGGAATAAGACTACACTCTTTAGTAGCAGGATTCCACCAAGCAAACCGAACATTATCTGCAAAATGTCCTTTCTCTAATAAGAATAATCCGTCAATTGGACCATGAATATCTCTGAAATCACTAACACCTTCGCAACGATAAATCCTCCGATGGGTAGGGACACATCCTGCGTATATCTTCTCATTGAGAAAGAAGAGATCAAAAGCCCTTAAAGGCTCGGGATCATGATTGTAATCAACACCGAACTTGGCAACCGTGAGACGAGGACGAATACTCTCGCTATCAAAGTGCTTTCTGATAAAACTCGAGCTTTTTATAAGATCACGCCAACTATTGCACACACATTTGAATCGCTACAGTGATTTCACAGGTAACCTCACTACAATATGATCAGTAACAATTTCTTCTCGCGGGTAACTCTTTGTATTACTTGTCATTCTGCTCAATATATTCAAACATCCTGGTTATGAACTAGGTTTACCTGAAATAACTAAAGGACAAGATAGAACAACGGTTCTACCTGAttgataaagaaaataaaatcagCCCAACGAACTGTAACAATGTCATTCATAGTAGTAGTATTTTTTGCGCTATAGATCGTCTGAACTTACTTCTTAGCAATTGTGGGAAGAGAATTTAAATAGTATTTGTAGATCATAAAAGATAAAGAAGTGAATGATTTCCGGACATCTCTTATTTATATAATTGGACATGTAACAAGAAAACAACAAAATGAGCGTAAAATTAGCTAACAACAAGTGACTTCTTCATATAACAATGATAAAAACAAACTCCGTTCAATTCGCAAAAGACTGGGTTAAAAGTTTGACTAGCAGAAGGAGAGTAAATTCATGTATGATTGACTAGCAGAAGCAATGACTTTGTGTTATTGGTTTTAAATGTTGTTTAGATACCAGAAAGACTTGAGACTAGTTTACCAGAATAAACAATCCTCAAGCTTAAAAGGGTAATTATGGAATATTATTGAAAAATGTCCTTTGAAACCATTTTCACTAAAAAATATCGAAATACGACAGGCGAGTGTTATAAAACAAACCAGGACAGAGGTCTTTGAAATTACCTATGATATTTCAACTAATTCAAAAAATATGGAAATAACAATAGCTTTCTCGCTATTGTTaggtttagaattttaataatgatCAATAATCAAAAGAGCCTAGAATAATGTCATctcactttgtgtgcagattcgCAACAGCGCTAATGaatgaaaggaaagaaaatcaTACGAGGAAATCAGAGGAAACCAACGGCTATGTTCTTCGAACTCTGTATCAAATGGAAAGAAAATCAATCAAtcaaaaaataaggaagaaaagtCAATCAATCAGACTTGCTAAAGATTCTCAAGCGTGcaagaaaggaaagagagtcaatcAAGGATAGAGAACAAATCAAAGGGCAATCTAGGGAAGCTCTAACCAAGGATAATAAGAGGAACCAAATCTTCAAACTCAGAATGAATCTGGCCACACCTCTGAAGCTAGATCATGAGGTTACCCTTGGGTCTCACTCTTATAAATCTATGCCTCACAAGGAAAGACCTCCAATCATTGTTGCTGTGCGATCCCATAAAAGAGAAATCAGAAGACTCATCGAGCaatataaaagaagaagaagtagaaggACAAGGAAGATTACGCAACTTCACATATGTTTCTATACCTTTCTAGTTCTTAGTACAAACATTGTGAACGTACTAAAATCATCACTGTTGTAAAGACTTACTGgagatctaagagaacccttgtgacctAAGGAAACTAGACGTAGGTACCACACcggtactgaaccagtataaTAACTGTTGTGCCTCCTTTACCTTCTGTATGTGCaatttaattctgttgcggtTGATCCCGGTGTGAAGTTTAGTCGACTAATTCCTCTCTTAGTCAACTAAGTTTTAAAATCGGCTATAATTCACCCCCCTCTCCCtcccccctcttgtactttcaattggtatcagagcaaggacTCACGAATATTGCTTAACAGCAAGTGAGGAAAAGATCATGGCATCAAACACAGTCGTTGGAGCACTATTTCAAGAAGGAACTTCTCAGGTACGACCTCCTTACTTCAATGGCCAGCACTTCTCATACTGGAAAGTTCATATGGAAACCTACACTATGTCATATGACATTAAGGTATGACGTGTGATCAAAAAGGGAAATCTTCCAATTCCGCCAAAGAAGGATATAGACGGTGAAATTATAGCATCATCTGATCCTCTCGATTGAGATGAATACACTGAAGAACAAGCAGTTGTTATCCAAGTGAATACCAAGGCAAAAAATATATTGTACAATGCAGAAGAGTATAAAAAGATATCTAGCTATGAAACTGCGAAGGAAATGTTGGACAAGTTAGAAGTCACATATGAAGGAACAAACAAAGTAAAAGAAACAAGGATTAATCTCCTAGTTCGAGATTATGAGTTGTTTCAAATGAAAGATGGAGAATCAGTTGAAGAAATGTTCTCTAGGTTCAGCAAAATCCTTGGAGACTTAAAGTCCTTTGGTAGATCAATCAGAAGTGGAGAACAAGTCAGAAAAATTCTAAGAAGTCTCCCCACGATTTGGCAACCCAAAGTTATTGCTGTGGAATATCAAGATCTTGACATGATGTCATATGATGAACTCAGAGGTGCTCTAATTACGTTTGAGAAAATACATTTAGACAGGCAAGTCCAGCAAGAAAAAAATAAGACAATTCCATTCATAGCAACTGTAGCAGaatcagaaaatgaagaagaagaagaagaagaatgaggaAAACAAAATGAGAATATAGCCATGCTCTCTAAAGTTATAACAAGCATGATGAGGAAAAATAGAATTAGCAGAAGAGGTAAATCAAATTTCAGAAAAGGGAAGATGAATaatgaaaatgacaaaaatggTGGAAGATGTTACGAATGTGAAAAACATGGACACATTCAAGCTGAATGCCATGAGCTGAAAAAGAAAGTAAGCAGAAATTTCCAAAAGAAGAAATCCTTTGGAGCAtggagtgatgaagaagaatTTGATCATGAAGAAATTGCCAACATGTGCTTCATGGCCATCAAAGAAGGTAGTGATGAAGATTCAGGCGAGCTTGATCTCATGGAAAATGAAGGAACAAGTGAGTTGCGTCTTACAACATGTCCTAACTGtaatgaacttcaagaatttaTTGATATTGCTCTTGCAGACATTGAGAAAGTTCTAAATGAGCTTCGAAAGATCCAAAGAGAATAAAAAGACTGGGCACTGAAATTAGAAATTTGTGAAATTGAAAGACACATGCTTCAAGATGAAGTTAatgaacttcaacttcaactAAATGGATTGCGAAAATCCACCAGTCATAGTTCCGTCAAATCAAATCAGTCAGGTCCTCGTAATTTCACATCTAGAATAAGAAATTTCTCTACATGCACTTATTGTGGCAAAATTGGTCACACCTCTAACCATTGCGGGCTTAGAAATAGAGGAGAAAAAATCTCTAAAAATTCCAATAACCCCTCTTGCTTTTATTGTGGAAAACCTAGCCATACATCTAACCATTGCAGGTTTAAGAACAACAGAAGATGGGTCTGGCGACCCAAGGCCTCCAGTCAAGCTAATATTCAGAGTATTAACTATTCAGGACCCAAGCAGGCTTGGGTACCTCAAAACAAGTGATTTTGTTTTTTTGCAGGAACACCGCAAGAAAAATCGAAAAGGGAAACGGTATCTTAATAGCATATGTTCCATACATATGATATGTGACAAACGACTGTTCAAAACTGTCACTAAACTAGATGGTGGATCAGTCACTTTTGGATACAAATCAAAAGAAAATGTAATTGGAGTTGGAAGAGTCCATCTCAGCTCATCGTGTGATGTAGACGAAGTATACCTGGTAGATGAACTTGGCTACAACCAACTCATCAGTCAACTATGTGACAGTGACTATGAGGTTTGTTTTAAAAATCATGGTTGGTTTATTGAAGACGAATCAAGTAAAGTTATTCTGTCTGGAAATAATGTCTACACTCTTAGTAATATAGATAGTCTTGGAAATCATATTTGTCTAACATCTATGATTAATGATCCTTGGGTTTGGCATAGAAAACTTGGTCATGCTAGCATGTATACTATTCATAAACTTTCCAAACTTGATCTTGTCATTAGTCttccaaaattaaatttttcaaaagATCAAGTCTATGATGCATGTCAGCTAGGAAAATAAAACAGGTCCTCTTTTAAAGTTAAAACTTAGTTTCTACTACAAAACCTCTTCAACGTCTACATATGGACCTTTTTGGTCAAACTAGAACTGCTAGTATAGGTGGTAGAAAATATGCTTTTGTTATAGTAGATGATTTTTCTCGATTTACCTGGGTTATTTTTCTGAGTCATAAAGATGAAGCATTAAGGAATTTTGAACTCTTCTGCAAGAAAAGGTACATCGGAAAAAAGGTAATTACATATCTGCCATAAGAAGTGATCATGGAGGACAATTTGAAAGCAAAGCATTTGAAAACTTATGCAATGATCAAGGGATCTCCCACAAATTTTCATCTCCTATATCACCTCAACAAAATAGAGTGATAAAACGCAAAAATAGAACCTTGCAAGATATGGCAAGAACTATGATTGTAGAAAACTCCCTCCCACACCACTTCTGGACAGAAGCTGTAAGTACAACTTGTCACATCATTAACAGATGCTTAATTCGACCTATTCTCAaaaagactccatatgaactatggaaaggtaAAAGACTCAACATCAGTTATTTCTATCCTTTTGGTTGCAAATACTTTATCCACAACAATGGAAAAGACAACCATAGTAAGTTTGATCCAAAAAGCGATGAAGGTATTTTTCTTGGATACTCTCCCTCCAGTAGAGCATGTAGAGTTTTTAATAAACGTACTCTATCTATTGAAGAATCTATACATGTTGTCTTTGTGGACACTAACCCTCGCTCAAGGAAtgaaaaactttctgaaaatgaGAACATTTCCAATAGTTCCAAAATCTATCAATACATGTGAAAACACTCGTGATGAGATGACTGATCAGCAAGATCAGTCAACTGACAGCcgctaggggtgttcataaaaacccaaaaaatcgaatcaaaccaaaaaccaaaccaaGCCTGAAAAACTGAACtaaaccgactatagaagtagctatttcaaatttattattatacctatatatatatatatatatatatatatatatcctagtttctaaaattttatggtacatgttAATTGTTTGCACGTTTAGTACAGTTCTTTGCCTTTATAtcctagtttgattggtagttttcttttgctaagtataaGAAttcatttcatgttaaaaataatctatTTTTAATTGAGTCCTTAAATTCATCACtattgattcaattatcatcaatatattttgataaatgatagatttctcaaagggcaattgatttgatagtgttacgttaaaAATGTAGTCATcgaaatatgtgtttggtagtgtatatctcatatttaagaaaaaattgataaataaccgaaaaaccgATAAAATTCGACATAAACCGAATTGATAAAaaatcgacttaattggtttggtttggttctaatatttaaaaaaccaacttacttggtttagtttctttttaggaaaaacCCGATCCAAATCGAACCATGAACACCTCTAACAGTCGTGTAAATAACCAGGAGCTTCCTACAGTTGAACAATCTAGTCCCATTGAAAAGGAGCCAGTATCAGTTGTTCCAAATGAGTGGAAAAGTGAGCCTGGATATCCACATATGTACATCATTGGAAATCCTCAGGAAGGCATGAAAACAAGAAGATCGCTAAAGCAGACGCAAAATATTACCATTATCTCAGTTCAAACCAAAAAAGGTAGATGAGGCCCCTGGGGACGAAAGCTGGATAACTGCAATGAAGGAAGAGCTTGATCAATTTGAGAAGAATAAAGTATGGGAACTCATTCCTAAATCTCCAAATGCATCCATTGTTGGAACAAAGTAGGTATACAGAAATAAGCTAAACGAGTCTGGACAAGTGGTACTAAATAAAGCTAGACTGGTTGCTCAAGGTTATTCACAGCAAGAAGGAATTGATTACGAGGAAACTTTCGCTCATATTGCCAGGTTTGAATCTATTCGTATCTTATTAGCTTATGCTGCTCACAAATATTTCAGACTatttcagatggatgtaaaatgCACATTCTTAAATGGTTTCATCTCTGAGGAAGTATTCGTTAAGCAAACTCCAGGATTTGTAAATGAATCCTTTCTAAATCCTGTCTATAAATTATCCAAAGCCATGTACGACTAAAGCAAGCTCCTACATCTTAGTATGAAAGGTTAAGTTCATTCCTAGTCAAACATGGGTTTGATAGAGGTAATATTGATACTACACTATTTATCAAACGATCAGCTGAATGTAATTTAATTGTGCAAATCTATatagatgatattatttttggaagtACTAACCTTGTGTTATGTAAGGCCTTTTAAAACATCATGAAAggagaatttgaaatgagtatgatgggagaattAACCTTCTTCCTTGGGCTACAAATCAAGCAAGTACAGAAAGGGACTTTCATTAGtcaaacaaaatatacaaaagagctTATCAAAAAGTTTGGCATGTCTAATGCTAAGGCCATAGGGACTCCTATGAGTCCATCAACCACCTTGGATGAAGATAAATATGGTAAGAGTGTTGATGAAATAATGTATCGAGGTATGATTGGATCTCTACTCTATCTTACAGCTAGTCAACCTGATATTATGTTTAGCGTTTGCAAATATGTAAGATATCAGTTAGCTCCTAAAGAATCCCACTTGACCGATGTTAAATATATTATCAGATATCTAATAGGGACAGTCGACTATGAATTATGGTACGAAAGCTTAAATGTATTTGATCTCAAAGGTTTTTCAGACGCAGACTTTGCAGGTGATAAAATTGACAGAAAAATCACAAGTGGAACGTgccaattacttgaaaaatctctTATATCCTGGTGTAGCAAGAAACAAAGTTGTGTTGCTTTATCTACCACTGAAGCAGAATATTTGACTGTAGGCAACTGTTGCACACAAGTTCTATGGATTATGCATCAACTGTTAGAATATGATTTACGTCTTAATTGTGTTCCTATTATGTGTGATAACACTAGTACTA
It includes:
- the LOC138894535 gene encoding uncharacterized protein → MLDKLEVTYEGTNKVKETRINLLVRDYELFQMKDGESVEEMFSRFSKILGDLKSFGRSIRSGEQVRKILRSLPTIWQPKVIAVEYQDLDMMSYDELRGALITFEKIHLDRQVQQEKNKTIPFIATVAESENEEEEEEE